A section of the Chloroflexota bacterium genome encodes:
- the der gene encoding ribosome biogenesis GTPase Der: MRPIVALVGRPNVGKSTLFNRLVGSQLAVVHETPGTTRDRVYGEAEWRGRTFSVIDTGGLGLDSQRALDQSVIEQAEAAIAEADVVLFLVDARAGPVPVDADIADRLRRATKPVLLVVNKADSPSDRLRATDFFELGLGEPLVVSAVRGMGTGDLLDRVVDLLPPRQPDEQPASDGEPVAVAILGRPNVGKSSLLNAVLGEERVIVDETPGTTRDAVDTAIQHNDVPMVLIDTAGIRRRGRIERGIEAYSVIRAMRAIDRAEVAILVIDAQDGVTAQDAHVGGAIHDAAKGCVIAVNKWDLVERTPDAGARYLSLVRRGLVFLDYAPVVFISAKTGLNVSRLLDRVVKISTERRKRIPTAEVNEFLKQIAMAHPMSERGRTVKILYATQAAANPPTFVLFVNDPAIVHFSHRRYIENQIRRRFGFEGTGIRLVLRGRSERET; this comes from the coding sequence ATGCGCCCCATCGTCGCCCTCGTCGGACGGCCGAACGTCGGAAAATCGACGCTCTTCAATCGGCTCGTCGGCAGCCAGCTTGCCGTCGTCCACGAGACACCGGGGACCACACGGGATCGCGTGTACGGGGAGGCCGAGTGGCGCGGCCGAACGTTTTCCGTGATCGATACGGGCGGACTTGGCCTCGACAGCCAAAGAGCCTTGGATCAGAGCGTCATCGAACAAGCTGAGGCGGCCATCGCCGAGGCCGACGTCGTCCTCTTTCTCGTCGACGCCCGAGCGGGCCCCGTCCCCGTCGACGCGGACATCGCGGACCGGCTTCGCCGCGCGACCAAACCCGTTCTCCTGGTCGTCAACAAGGCCGATAGCCCGTCTGATCGGCTCCGCGCGACCGATTTTTTCGAGCTTGGGCTGGGCGAACCATTGGTCGTCTCCGCCGTGCGAGGGATGGGGACCGGCGATCTTCTCGACCGGGTCGTGGACCTCCTCCCGCCCAGGCAGCCCGACGAACAGCCTGCTTCCGACGGTGAGCCCGTCGCGGTCGCGATCCTCGGTCGACCGAACGTCGGCAAGAGCTCGCTGCTGAACGCGGTCCTGGGCGAGGAGCGTGTCATCGTCGACGAGACACCGGGCACGACCCGCGACGCGGTCGATACCGCGATCCAGCACAACGACGTCCCGATGGTGCTGATCGACACTGCGGGAATCCGACGTCGCGGCCGGATCGAGCGCGGGATCGAGGCCTACAGCGTGATACGAGCGATGCGGGCAATCGATCGCGCCGAAGTTGCCATCCTGGTCATCGACGCCCAGGACGGCGTGACGGCCCAAGACGCCCACGTGGGGGGCGCGATCCATGACGCGGCCAAGGGGTGCGTCATCGCCGTCAACAAGTGGGACCTGGTGGAGCGAACCCCCGACGCCGGGGCCCGGTACCTCTCCCTGGTCCGGCGAGGCCTCGTGTTTCTCGATTACGCCCCGGTCGTGTTCATCTCCGCGAAGACAGGGCTCAACGTTTCGCGCCTGTTGGATCGCGTCGTCAAGATCTCGACCGAGCGGCGGAAACGGATCCCCACCGCGGAGGTGAACGAGTTCCTGAAGCAGATCGCGATGGCCCATCCGATGAGCGAGCGAGGAAGGACCGTCAAGATCCTGTACGCCACGCAGGCAGCGGCTAATCCCCCCACCTTTGTGCTCTTCGTGAACGACCCCGCCATCGTGCACTTCTCTCACAGACGGTACATCGAGAACCAGATCAGGCGTCGGTTCGGGTTCGAGGGAACGGGGATTCGCCTCGTGCTTCGGGGTCGGTCCGAGCGGGAGACATAG
- a CDS encoding CdaR family protein, producing the protein MNAIFSHIDFGRGLVALVISVALFGVVEHEQNPNETQSYDLRAELMNLPPGLVVLNDSASRAVSVRISAPRDVQANVRPSSLRAYVDLSKATPGSDQYPVMVETPDPKMHVVDVSPPRLTLRLDETIDRQVPVRLNRIGSVPFGYEAGDATLDPTIATVTGPSSTVRTVDAVSIDFRLDSVTSNVDGRYPAIPVDSQGQQVTSQGPSLRVNPATIRVQLPVTQQVSYKTVGVEPSISGTVQSGYVIEGITTEPSAITVVGPPQPLAGVNFVATEQIDVSDAAVTFARQVSVVVPENVSVVQDGNVTVTVRIGPIPVSQSVSIVPAATNIRSGLQIASSIPSVQVVLQGPVSAVRGLQPGDLGVSLNLSGLGPGTHQVAVDVSPPPGLSVQSTNPSVLTVTLASIVGPTAEVTPTTAPTATPLEPTEAVPSTATAPASSPSPATTRTPAPARNP; encoded by the coding sequence ATGAACGCGATCTTTTCCCATATCGACTTCGGGCGGGGCCTCGTCGCGCTGGTCATCTCTGTCGCCCTTTTTGGCGTCGTCGAGCATGAGCAGAACCCCAACGAGACCCAGAGCTACGATCTGCGCGCCGAGCTGATGAATCTGCCGCCCGGCCTCGTCGTGCTCAACGACTCGGCCAGCAGGGCCGTCTCGGTCCGGATCAGCGCCCCCCGCGACGTCCAGGCGAATGTTCGCCCGAGCTCCCTGAGAGCCTATGTGGACCTTAGCAAGGCCACCCCCGGATCCGACCAATACCCGGTGATGGTCGAGACGCCAGACCCCAAGATGCACGTCGTCGACGTTTCGCCCCCGCGCCTCACTCTTCGGCTGGACGAAACCATCGACCGGCAGGTTCCCGTCAGACTCAACCGAATCGGCTCGGTGCCCTTTGGATACGAGGCCGGTGACGCGACGCTGGACCCCACCATCGCCACGGTGACTGGGCCATCTTCAACGGTCCGAACGGTCGACGCCGTGAGCATCGACTTTCGGCTCGATTCGGTCACTTCCAATGTGGATGGGCGGTATCCGGCCATACCGGTCGACTCGCAGGGGCAGCAGGTGACCAGCCAGGGCCCGTCGCTCCGAGTCAATCCCGCCACCATCCGCGTCCAGCTCCCCGTGACCCAGCAGGTCAGCTACAAAACGGTTGGAGTCGAGCCATCCATATCCGGCACCGTGCAATCCGGGTACGTCATCGAGGGGATCACGACCGAGCCGTCTGCCATCACCGTCGTCGGGCCTCCTCAGCCTCTCGCAGGCGTGAACTTCGTCGCGACGGAACAGATCGACGTGTCGGACGCCGCGGTCACGTTCGCGCGCCAGGTCTCCGTGGTCGTGCCGGAGAATGTGTCGGTCGTGCAAGACGGAAACGTGACGGTCACCGTGCGGATCGGACCAATCCCGGTCAGCCAATCCGTCTCCATCGTCCCGGCGGCGACCAACATCCGGAGTGGACTGCAAATTGCCAGCTCTATCCCCAGCGTGCAGGTTGTCCTTCAGGGCCCCGTGAGCGCGGTCCGGGGGCTTCAGCCCGGCGACTTGGGGGTGAGCCTCAATCTCTCGGGCCTCGGCCCTGGGACGCATCAGGTCGCCGTGGACGTTAGCCCACCACCTGGCCTCTCGGTCCAGTCGACGAATCCGTCGGTGCTGACGGTCACGCTCGCAAGCATCGTCGGCCCGACCGCGGAGGTGACTCCGACCACCGCCCCGACCGCGACGCCCCTCGAGCCCACGGAGGCCGTTCCATCAACGGCGACCGCTCCGGCGTCGAGCCCCTCCCCCGCGACAACCCGAACGCCGGCGCCTGCCCGGAATCCGTAA
- a CDS encoding carbon monoxide dehydrogenase subunit G, whose product MKIEGRYDFNFPRELVFALLVDPEALKGCMPGCKRFDPIGPDEYEVTLEMGVAGIKGTYSGKAKIADQDPPNRLKLVVEGSGTPGFVRGEGVLTLEQNGEKTVVVVSGDATAGGLIANVGQRMLGGVAKMIIGQFFECMRGQAASRAGASANRA is encoded by the coding sequence TTGAAGATCGAAGGTCGGTACGATTTCAATTTCCCCCGCGAGCTGGTTTTCGCTCTCCTCGTCGATCCGGAAGCGCTCAAGGGCTGCATGCCGGGGTGCAAGCGATTCGATCCCATCGGCCCGGACGAGTACGAGGTCACGTTGGAGATGGGCGTTGCGGGGATCAAAGGAACCTACAGCGGAAAGGCGAAAATCGCCGATCAGGATCCTCCGAACCGATTGAAGCTGGTCGTGGAAGGATCGGGAACCCCGGGTTTCGTCCGCGGGGAAGGCGTGCTTACCCTGGAGCAGAACGGCGAGAAAACGGTCGTGGTCGTGTCGGGCGATGCGACGGCCGGCGGCCTCATCGCGAACGTCGGGCAGCGCATGCTGGGCGGCGTCGCAAAAATGATTATCGGGCAGTTCTTCGAGTGCATGCGAGGTCAGGCCGCATCCCGGGCCGGGGCCTCCGCGAATCGGGCATAG